Proteins encoded together in one Acidobacteriota bacterium window:
- a CDS encoding proprotein convertase P-domain-containing protein, with the protein MRRLLAAVLFSLLLIDPVAAGQQSPAATGRFDDRVRQRIGGSIGVELKSVEQLRADDPLRLAWQSFRSNHGGAWKILVDERTGMPTLVKGAGLPLFPDGHTPDDLATVETGVRAFLSQNRATLGDWSSILELDPEASGRISADHWQLIFRQRIDGIRVENARFDMHVKRGRLVLFGAAHWGNVKISATPTIPVDAARTILDTHVHAQTTTFEQVGKPELVLLAIEAGASGLESTAWTGKRGDGLDHSLVWRFQFREADEAALWVGEVDAHDGVVRTFYDGSHSAQIKGGVFPVSADQDCATGGCEVGGFPMPLAGFTETGQTEQFADAFGNLVCIDGMQNFETNLSGPQVTIVDECGAMSETAVCSDGVDLGLKYGTNCDTDPGASPGNNAAARTSYFHMNRIFETARFYDATSPWLSAPLPVEVNQPGSCNAFWTDPEIRMLGEGNGCANTGELSGVLVHEWGHGYDHNDGGGEDVPSEAYSDVVAIFYNRASCMSRGWYNDGRTCTGYGDTCLTCTGVRDHDWAARLNNTPTTPTNFTVTSCPSGPGGPCGREAHCEAYPIGESIFDLATRDLPATGMDQATAWQLAERLWYSTRLGAGGNIYDCFRHWLSHSCFAYSWMQRMMVADDDDGDLANGTPHAAAIWAAFDRHNLSCGNVDDADNQSTSGCPSLATPVLSLVETGPGTELSWPGVANAGEIRVYRNERGCDLSQVPIASLAGTATMFVDTEADPSLPRHYRIEALGSSPACHSPVSNCESTPLSARTQPLDFQIVETGTINGIPDPGETVTLPVTAFNSGLDSSTGTVGTLTFADPAQGTVLDGSATWSDIGPSGVVESDAPHFEVEVADTVNCGDTVNWFVEVSAANSVAARKRFGVTLGVKDREYLQDVSQPIPDQTAMPVVSQLVVADDEVIDELDVRLGITHDEAEEVVVELTSPEGTTVRLHDQTAGTSDFGLFTRYDQDRSPDGPGTMADFVGESSAGTWELSIEDLGAVSTGGQLQNWTLYVTSAGAFDCEEATCAAPPLTEAPTGLTVGRMGNDLDFSWNGVAMAAGYNLQQTADRTFGAGISVAGSTAGATTWTFTDGVSSTPALTFFQVRATNSCGVEGP; encoded by the coding sequence ATGAGACGCCTACTCGCCGCCGTTCTATTCAGCCTGCTGCTGATCGATCCGGTCGCCGCCGGTCAGCAATCGCCCGCGGCGACAGGCCGTTTCGACGATCGCGTGCGTCAACGCATCGGCGGTTCGATCGGAGTCGAACTCAAGTCCGTCGAACAGCTGCGTGCCGATGATCCATTGCGACTCGCGTGGCAGTCGTTCCGTAGCAACCACGGCGGCGCATGGAAGATCCTGGTCGACGAACGTACCGGTATGCCGACGCTGGTCAAGGGGGCCGGCTTACCTTTGTTCCCGGACGGTCACACACCCGATGATCTGGCCACGGTCGAGACGGGTGTCCGAGCGTTTCTGAGTCAGAACCGAGCGACCCTCGGTGACTGGTCGTCGATCCTGGAACTCGACCCCGAGGCCAGTGGCCGCATCTCCGCCGATCATTGGCAGCTGATCTTTCGCCAGCGGATCGACGGGATCCGCGTCGAGAACGCGCGCTTCGACATGCACGTCAAGCGTGGTCGGTTGGTGCTGTTCGGCGCCGCCCACTGGGGCAACGTCAAGATATCCGCGACACCGACGATCCCTGTCGACGCGGCGCGTACGATCCTCGACACTCATGTTCACGCACAGACAACAACGTTCGAGCAGGTCGGCAAGCCGGAGCTGGTCCTGTTGGCGATCGAAGCCGGAGCGTCGGGTCTCGAATCGACGGCCTGGACCGGTAAGCGTGGCGACGGTCTCGATCATTCGCTTGTCTGGCGTTTCCAGTTTCGCGAGGCCGACGAGGCGGCGTTGTGGGTCGGCGAGGTCGATGCCCACGACGGTGTCGTCCGCACGTTCTACGACGGCTCCCACAGCGCCCAGATCAAGGGCGGCGTGTTTCCGGTTTCCGCCGACCAGGATTGTGCTACGGGCGGATGCGAGGTCGGAGGTTTTCCGATGCCGCTCGCCGGCTTCACCGAGACCGGGCAGACCGAGCAGTTCGCCGACGCGTTCGGCAACTTGGTCTGCATCGATGGGATGCAGAACTTCGAGACCAATCTCTCCGGCCCCCAGGTCACTATCGTGGACGAGTGCGGGGCGATGAGCGAAACCGCCGTCTGCTCGGATGGCGTCGATCTGGGGCTCAAGTACGGCACCAACTGCGACACAGACCCGGGCGCTTCACCGGGCAACAACGCTGCGGCTCGCACCTCGTACTTCCACATGAACCGGATCTTCGAGACCGCGCGTTTCTACGACGCGACCAGTCCGTGGCTCTCCGCCCCGCTCCCGGTCGAGGTCAACCAGCCCGGATCCTGCAATGCGTTCTGGACCGACCCCGAGATACGCATGCTCGGCGAAGGCAACGGCTGCGCCAATACCGGCGAGTTGTCCGGCGTACTGGTCCACGAGTGGGGCCACGGCTACGATCACAATGACGGAGGCGGCGAGGATGTCCCGTCTGAGGCGTATTCGGATGTGGTGGCGATTTTCTACAATCGCGCGTCGTGCATGAGTCGTGGTTGGTACAACGACGGAAGGACCTGTACCGGCTATGGCGATACCTGTCTCACCTGCACCGGTGTCCGTGATCACGATTGGGCCGCACGCCTCAACAACACCCCAACGACACCGACGAACTTCACGGTGACCTCCTGCCCCAGCGGACCCGGCGGGCCGTGCGGACGCGAGGCACATTGCGAGGCCTATCCCATCGGTGAGTCGATCTTCGATCTTGCGACACGTGATCTTCCCGCCACCGGGATGGATCAGGCCACCGCATGGCAGCTCGCCGAACGGCTCTGGTACTCGACGCGGCTCGGCGCTGGCGGCAACATCTACGACTGCTTCCGCCACTGGCTGTCCCATTCCTGTTTCGCGTATAGCTGGATGCAGAGGATGATGGTCGCGGACGACGACGATGGCGACCTGGCCAACGGCACGCCCCACGCGGCCGCGATCTGGGCCGCATTCGATCGCCACAATCTCTCTTGTGGCAACGTGGACGATGCCGACAACCAGAGCACGTCGGGATGCCCGTCGTTGGCAACTCCGGTGTTATCGCTGGTCGAAACCGGTCCGGGTACGGAGTTGAGTTGGCCTGGTGTGGCCAACGCCGGTGAGATTCGGGTCTATCGCAACGAGCGGGGCTGCGACCTATCACAGGTGCCGATCGCGTCGCTGGCCGGCACGGCGACGATGTTTGTCGATACCGAGGCGGACCCCAGCCTGCCTCGCCACTACCGCATCGAGGCCCTCGGTAGTTCACCTGCGTGCCACAGTCCGGTGTCCAACTGCGAATCGACGCCCCTGAGTGCCCGGACCCAACCGCTGGACTTTCAGATCGTCGAGACCGGCACGATCAACGGCATTCCGGATCCCGGAGAGACGGTCACGCTTCCGGTGACCGCGTTCAACTCCGGGCTCGACAGTTCCACGGGAACGGTCGGCACGCTGACCTTCGCAGACCCGGCGCAGGGGACGGTGCTCGACGGCAGCGCGACCTGGTCCGACATCGGACCGTCCGGTGTGGTCGAGTCCGACGCGCCTCATTTCGAGGTCGAGGTTGCAGACACCGTGAATTGCGGCGACACGGTGAATTGGTTCGTCGAGGTATCGGCCGCGAATTCCGTCGCGGCCCGTAAACGATTCGGCGTCACACTCGGTGTGAAGGACCGCGAGTACCTGCAAGACGTGTCTCAGCCCATCCCGGATCAGACGGCGATGCCGGTGGTTTCACAGCTCGTCGTCGCGGACGACGAGGTCATCGATGAACTCGACGTGCGTCTCGGGATCACTCACGATGAAGCCGAGGAAGTTGTCGTGGAATTGACCTCGCCCGAGGGCACGACGGTGCGTCTCCACGATCAGACGGCGGGCACATCGGACTTCGGACTGTTCACCCGATACGACCAGGATCGTTCCCCGGACGGGCCGGGCACGATGGCCGACTTCGTGGGCGAGTCGTCGGCAGGAACATGGGAACTGTCGATCGAGGATCTCGGCGCCGTTTCGACCGGGGGACAGCTTCAGAACTGGACTCTGTACGTCACCTCGGCCGGTGCGTTCGACTGCGAAGAGGCGACCTGTGCGGCGCCGCCGCTGACCGAGGCACCCACTGGCTTGACCGTCGGTCGCATGGGCAACGACCTGGACTTTTCCTGGAACGGTGTGGCGATGGCGGCGGGCTACAACCTGCAGCAAACCGCGGATCGCACGTTTGGCGCGGGCATCTCCGTTGCCGGGTCGACGGCAGGAGCGACGACGTGGACTTTCACCGACGGTGTCAGCTCGACGCCTGCGCTGACGTTCTTCCAGGTGCGGGCGACCAACTCGTGCGGGGTCGAGGGACCCTAG
- a CDS encoding response regulator transcription factor, which produces MSLRVLLADDHTLVRAGIRSLLESIPGVEVVAEADDGREALELIAKRRPDVALLDIGMPGLNGLELAKRVPHESPKTKIIILSMHADANYVNQALRAGVHGYLLKGAAVSELPLALSAVTRGETYLTPKVSRFVVDGFLSGEEAGPLEGLTRRQCEILQLIAEGNSTKEIAGMLDLGVKTVETHRSRLMDRLDIHDVAGLVRFAIRAGLVTPEG; this is translated from the coding sequence ATGAGCCTTCGCGTATTACTGGCGGACGACCACACATTGGTGCGCGCGGGGATCCGCTCGTTGCTGGAGTCGATCCCGGGCGTCGAAGTCGTCGCCGAGGCCGACGACGGTCGGGAGGCGCTCGAGTTGATCGCCAAGCGACGACCGGACGTGGCACTGCTCGACATCGGCATGCCCGGACTGAACGGGTTGGAGCTGGCCAAGCGTGTTCCCCACGAATCGCCCAAGACGAAGATCATCATCCTCTCGATGCACGCCGACGCGAACTACGTCAATCAGGCCTTGCGGGCCGGCGTTCACGGCTATCTGCTCAAGGGCGCGGCGGTCTCGGAATTGCCGCTGGCCCTCAGCGCGGTGACGCGTGGGGAGACCTACCTCACGCCGAAGGTGTCGCGCTTCGTCGTCGACGGTTTTCTCAGCGGCGAGGAAGCCGGTCCACTCGAGGGCCTCACCCGACGGCAATGCGAGATCCTTCAGCTGATCGCGGAGGGAAATTCGACCAAGGAGATCGCCGGCATGCTCGACCTCGGCGTCAAGACGGTCGAGACACATCGTTCACGTTTGATGGACCGGCTCGACATCCATGACGTCGCCGGCCTCGTCCGTTTCGCGATCCGCGCCGGCCTCGTCACCCCCGAGGGGTGA
- a CDS encoding histidine kinase, with translation MKRPVRHAILLLSILLGVGLVTAEGLHFERVGTVSGPPPEVITTIYEDRAGFIWIGSRDGLIRYDGYTFEVFEHDTSDPTSISDNSIRIIYEDSRNNLWVGTNTGGLNRLDRVSWEFEHFRHDSADSGSLSHDSVYAVVEDVAGELWVGTQVGLNRFDQTSRTFERIRHVPGVPGGLSHDYVFWLYPDTDGRLWVSTIGGGLNVRDPETGLFSVYRHDPDDPYSISSDSPLVVEEDPSGALWVASMDGVNLFERETGTFRRFGVGPSQRTRLSDTLSTSLAIGNPGTLWVGTQGGGLNRIDASSGEVRAYRHDPSTAQGLGNDIVSALLRDSSDALWIGTWGGGLSRLTPASLLVSGTADKARMPPALASRDVTALTHDDDGGLWIGTSSGDLVRRDPDSGTDRKFLSGGDDGTGRIIYQVVRDVRGQVWVATNAGLVRLDLSSGLTTDFRHDPQDSGSLGPGYVKALLLDADGKVWAGTGEGGLQCLDESGRVVERYLHDPADPASLSDDYVTSILQDRDGALWVGTRSAGLNRIDTETRTVTRYVPDRDDEDSLSHHSVSSIYEDSTGNLWVGTGGGGLNRLRDDRVSFERFTEADGLLDDDVMGIVEDARGSLWVSTKRGLARLDPHVRAFSNLVVADGLPSGEFEPGAVTRDRNTLYFGSVKGLVAVPSSIPFPEPTPSPTVITGIRTAQGKLPIDRPVWELDRLEIPWGKWLSMEFAVLDFSTEHRHGFAYRLGDSDAEWVELESRREITFTDLDPGIHELAIRGRNHLGVWSMANPTLHIEVIPPFWMTWWFRSLMLLVVVGVVVTAHRVRVNAVKRRNLELIRLHDQREKARDELARTYDRLRHLTRRVEAAKEEERRHIARELHDELGPALTAVIINLHLVRKNPAEADERVTDTIALADRLVDQVRDLSLDLRPPLLDELGLVPALRAYIETEAKRAGISIDVVEDGPVKPLPAEVEITAFRLVQEAVTNVIRHAEANKVSVRVRGDNGQLVLSVADDGKGFDVDRTLAGPAGDALGLFGMHERVQNLGGELNIESSPGSGTVIRGRMSMRGNS, from the coding sequence ATGAAGAGACCCGTGCGACACGCCATCTTGCTGCTGTCGATCCTGCTGGGGGTCGGGCTCGTCACCGCCGAGGGACTTCATTTCGAACGCGTGGGCACTGTCAGCGGGCCGCCCCCCGAGGTGATCACGACGATCTACGAGGACCGCGCCGGGTTCATCTGGATCGGGTCGCGAGACGGTCTGATCCGTTACGACGGATACACCTTCGAGGTCTTCGAGCACGACACCTCCGATCCAACATCGATCTCGGACAACAGCATTCGGATCATATACGAAGACAGTCGGAATAATCTGTGGGTCGGGACCAACACCGGTGGGTTGAACCGTCTCGACCGCGTGAGCTGGGAGTTCGAGCACTTCCGCCACGACTCCGCCGATTCGGGATCGCTCAGTCACGACAGCGTTTACGCCGTCGTCGAAGACGTCGCCGGCGAGTTGTGGGTCGGCACGCAGGTCGGCCTTAACCGCTTCGACCAAACGTCCCGGACGTTCGAACGGATCCGCCATGTGCCCGGTGTTCCTGGTGGGTTGAGCCACGACTACGTCTTCTGGCTGTACCCCGACACCGATGGCCGTTTGTGGGTCAGCACGATTGGCGGCGGCCTTAACGTCCGCGATCCCGAGACCGGGCTGTTCTCGGTCTATCGGCATGACCCCGACGATCCCTACAGCATCAGCTCCGACAGCCCGCTGGTCGTCGAGGAAGATCCGTCCGGAGCCCTGTGGGTCGCCTCGATGGACGGCGTCAACCTCTTCGAACGCGAGACCGGCACCTTCCGTCGTTTCGGTGTGGGTCCGTCTCAGCGGACGCGACTCAGCGACACGCTGTCCACGTCGCTGGCAATCGGTAACCCGGGGACGCTCTGGGTCGGAACCCAGGGTGGAGGGCTCAACCGCATCGACGCATCGAGCGGCGAGGTTCGAGCCTATCGTCACGATCCGTCCACGGCGCAGGGACTCGGCAACGACATCGTCTCGGCGCTGCTGCGTGATTCGTCCGACGCGTTGTGGATCGGTACGTGGGGCGGCGGGCTCAGTCGCCTGACGCCGGCGTCACTGCTGGTTTCCGGCACCGCGGACAAGGCGCGAATGCCCCCAGCTCTGGCGTCGCGAGACGTCACCGCGTTGACGCATGACGACGACGGTGGCCTGTGGATCGGCACGAGCAGCGGCGATCTGGTGCGACGCGATCCCGACAGCGGGACGGACCGAAAGTTCCTGAGCGGTGGCGACGACGGCACCGGCCGAATCATCTATCAGGTCGTTCGCGATGTTCGCGGACAGGTCTGGGTCGCCACCAACGCCGGCCTCGTGCGACTCGATTTGTCGTCCGGACTCACGACCGATTTCAGGCACGACCCACAGGACTCGGGCAGTCTCGGTCCGGGTTATGTGAAGGCACTACTGCTCGATGCCGACGGCAAGGTCTGGGCGGGTACCGGAGAGGGCGGCCTTCAGTGTCTCGACGAGTCGGGCCGCGTTGTCGAGCGCTATCTACACGATCCCGCCGATCCCGCGAGTCTCAGCGACGACTACGTCACCTCGATACTCCAGGACCGCGATGGCGCGTTGTGGGTCGGAACGCGCTCGGCGGGATTGAACCGCATTGACACGGAAACCAGGACCGTGACGCGCTACGTGCCGGATCGCGACGACGAGGACTCGTTGAGCCACCACTCCGTCAGCTCAATCTACGAGGATTCGACAGGCAATCTGTGGGTCGGCACGGGTGGCGGCGGGCTCAACCGTTTGCGCGACGACCGCGTAAGCTTCGAGCGTTTCACCGAGGCCGACGGATTGCTCGACGACGATGTGATGGGCATCGTCGAGGACGCACGCGGTAGTTTGTGGGTCAGCACCAAGCGCGGCCTGGCCCGCCTGGACCCGCACGTGCGTGCGTTCTCGAACCTCGTCGTCGCCGACGGACTGCCCTCCGGGGAATTCGAGCCCGGTGCCGTCACCCGCGATCGCAACACGCTTTACTTCGGCAGCGTCAAGGGACTGGTCGCCGTGCCGTCCAGCATCCCATTCCCCGAACCCACGCCGTCTCCCACCGTGATCACCGGTATCCGAACTGCGCAGGGAAAACTGCCCATCGATCGCCCGGTCTGGGAACTCGACCGACTCGAGATTCCCTGGGGCAAGTGGTTGTCGATGGAGTTCGCGGTACTCGACTTCAGCACCGAGCATCGTCACGGGTTTGCATATCGCCTCGGCGATTCGGACGCGGAGTGGGTCGAACTCGAGTCGCGACGGGAGATTACGTTCACCGACCTCGACCCCGGGATCCACGAACTCGCAATCCGAGGACGGAACCATCTCGGAGTGTGGAGTATGGCGAACCCGACACTGCACATCGAGGTCATCCCGCCGTTCTGGATGACGTGGTGGTTCCGTTCATTGATGTTGCTCGTCGTTGTCGGTGTCGTCGTGACTGCGCATCGAGTCCGCGTCAACGCCGTCAAGCGCAGGAACCTCGAGTTGATCCGTCTTCACGACCAACGCGAGAAGGCCCGTGACGAGCTGGCCCGCACCTACGACCGCCTACGTCACCTGACTCGCCGGGTGGAGGCCGCCAAGGAAGAGGAACGACGACACATCGCGCGGGAGTTGCACGACGAGCTCGGTCCGGCGTTGACTGCGGTGATCATCAATTTGCACCTCGTTCGTAAGAACCCGGCAGAAGCCGATGAGCGCGTTACCGACACGATCGCGCTCGCCGACCGACTCGTCGACCAGGTCCGGGATCTCTCGCTCGATCTGCGCCCACCGCTTCTCGACGAGCTGGGCCTCGTCCCCGCGCTGCGCGCGTATATCGAGACCGAGGCCAAGCGCGCCGGGATTTCGATCGACGTCGTCGAGGACGGTCCGGTCAAACCGCTCCCGGCCGAGGTCGAGATCACGGCCTTCCGGCTCGTCCAGGAAGCCGTGACCAACGTGATCCGTCACGCGGAGGCCAACAAGGTGAGCGTGCGTGTCCGCGGCGACAACGGCCAACTTGTTCTCAGCGTCGCCGACGACGGCAAGGGATTCGATGTTGACCGTACGCTCGCAGGCCCCGCCGGAGACGCTCTCGGTTTATTCGGCATGCACGAGCGCGTACAGAATCTCGGTGGGGAATTGAACATCGAGTCCAGTCCTGGTAGTGGCACCGTAATTCGAGGTCGCATGTCGATGAGAGGCAACTCATGA
- a CDS encoding response regulator transcription factor — MQAIRMLVVGDNVDFVEGLQAWLVRESDIQIVGIEHSGGAAIEQVAALRPQIVLMDVTMAGMSGFEACRRIRADNGAPVIVLMTFHESDTVRHESAAAGADAVIGKGHIATTLLPLVRELAGWAAESRSDGTRSNKQEKPEKPQKPQP; from the coding sequence GTGCAGGCGATCCGCATGCTCGTCGTCGGGGACAACGTCGATTTTGTCGAGGGTCTCCAGGCCTGGCTGGTTCGCGAGAGCGATATCCAGATCGTCGGGATCGAGCATTCCGGAGGCGCGGCGATCGAACAGGTCGCGGCTCTACGTCCACAGATCGTTCTGATGGACGTCACGATGGCTGGCATGAGCGGCTTCGAGGCGTGTCGCCGAATACGAGCCGACAACGGGGCGCCTGTGATCGTCCTGATGACGTTCCACGAGTCCGATACGGTCCGTCACGAATCGGCCGCGGCCGGAGCCGACGCGGTCATCGGCAAGGGTCATATCGCCACGACGCTGCTGCCGCTGGTTCGGGAGCTGGCTGGCTGGGCCGCCGAGAGCCGGAGCGACGGGACGCGGTCCAACAAACAGGAAAAACCAGAAAAACCACAAAAGCCGCAACCATGA